A single region of the Ascaphus truei isolate aAscTru1 chromosome 6, aAscTru1.hap1, whole genome shotgun sequence genome encodes:
- the SRSF10 gene encoding serine/arginine-rich splicing factor 10 isoform X2: MSRYLRPPNSSLFVRNIADDIRSEDMRREFGRYGPIVDVYVPLDFYTRRPRGFAYVQFEDVRDAEDALHNLDKKWICGRQIEIQFAQGDRKTPNQMKAKEGGSSYGSSRYDDNDRYSRRSRSRSYERRRSRSRSNEQNFSRSYSPKNRTAERPRRSGSHSDHGRITRRNRSQSRSKSNSRSRSKSQPKKEVREQRSGSRSHSRTQGGAVKTEATAKASSKYERESRREEQAGSASQSRSASPSRSASRSRSKSRSRSWNSHKSSGH; encoded by the exons ATGTCTCGCTACCTGCGGCCCCCGAACAGCTCTCTCTTCGTCAGGAACATTGCCGACGACATCAG GTCTGAAGACATGCGGCGAGAATTTGGTCGCTATGGACCTATTGTTGATGTTTATGTTCCACTTGATTTCTATACTCGACGCCCCAGAGGATTTGCTTATGTTCA GTTTGAAGATGTCCGTGATGCTGAAGATGCTTTGCATAACTTGGATAAGAAGTGGATATGTGGCCGGCAGATCGAAATTCAATTTGCACAAGGCGACCGAAAAA CACCAAATCAAATGAAAGCTAAGGAGGGGGGCAGTTCGTATGGCTCTTCACGTTATGATGACaatgacagatacagcaggagATCCAGAAGCCGTAGTTACGAGAGGAGGAGGTCTAGAAGTCGTTCCAATGAGCAGAACTTCAGTAGATCATACAGTCCCAAGAA CCGGACAGCTGAAAGACCACGTCGTAGTGGGAGCCATTCAGACCATGGCAG GATTACACGCCGGAACAGATCACAGTCCAGATCCAAATCCAACTCACGATCTCGCTCCAAGTCCCAGCCAAAGAAAGAAGTGAGAGAGCAGCGTTCTGGGTCCCGGTCCCACTCCAGGACCCAGGGAGGAGCTGTGAAGACAGAAGCCACAGCAAAAGCAAGCTCGAAATACGAGAGGGAATCGAGGAGAGAGGAACAGGCGGGCTCAGCATCTCAGTCCCGCTCAGCATCTCCATCCCGTTCAGCATCTCGATCTAGGTCTAAATCCAGGTCACGATCTTGGAATAGTCATAAGTCCAGTGGTCATTAA
- the SRSF10 gene encoding serine/arginine-rich splicing factor 10 isoform X1, with product MSRYLRPPNSSLFVRNIADDIRSEDMRREFGRYGPIVDVYVPLDFYTRRPRGFAYVQFEDVRDAEDALHNLDKKWICGRQIEIQFAQGDRKTPNQMKAKEGGSSYGSSRYDDNDRYSRRSRSRSYERRRSRSRSNEQNFSRSYSPKNRTAERPRRSGSHSDHGSPSFGRITRRNRSQSRSKSNSRSRSKSQPKKEVREQRSGSRSHSRTQGGAVKTEATAKASSKYERESRREEQAGSASQSRSASPSRSASRSRSKSRSRSWNSHKSSGH from the exons ATGTCTCGCTACCTGCGGCCCCCGAACAGCTCTCTCTTCGTCAGGAACATTGCCGACGACATCAG GTCTGAAGACATGCGGCGAGAATTTGGTCGCTATGGACCTATTGTTGATGTTTATGTTCCACTTGATTTCTATACTCGACGCCCCAGAGGATTTGCTTATGTTCA GTTTGAAGATGTCCGTGATGCTGAAGATGCTTTGCATAACTTGGATAAGAAGTGGATATGTGGCCGGCAGATCGAAATTCAATTTGCACAAGGCGACCGAAAAA CACCAAATCAAATGAAAGCTAAGGAGGGGGGCAGTTCGTATGGCTCTTCACGTTATGATGACaatgacagatacagcaggagATCCAGAAGCCGTAGTTACGAGAGGAGGAGGTCTAGAAGTCGTTCCAATGAGCAGAACTTCAGTAGATCATACAGTCCCAAGAA CCGGACAGCTGAAAGACCACGTCGTAGTGGGAGCCATTCAGACCATGGCAG TCCATCCTTTGGCAGGATTACACGCCGGAACAGATCACAGTCCAGATCCAAATCCAACTCACGATCTCGCTCCAAGTCCCAGCCAAAGAAAGAAGTGAGAGAGCAGCGTTCTGGGTCCCGGTCCCACTCCAGGACCCAGGGAGGAGCTGTGAAGACAGAAGCCACAGCAAAAGCAAGCTCGAAATACGAGAGGGAATCGAGGAGAGAGGAACAGGCGGGCTCAGCATCTCAGTCCCGCTCAGCATCTCCATCCCGTTCAGCATCTCGATCTAGGTCTAAATCCAGGTCACGATCTTGGAATAGTCATAAGTCCAGTGGTCATTAA